A single Anopheles funestus chromosome 2RL, idAnoFuneDA-416_04, whole genome shotgun sequence DNA region contains:
- the LOC125764645 gene encoding excitatory amino acid transporter, giving the protein MCLVHEMAQSQQSFLKQEAGNLSREDTLLKMTDHRANWSRVLADNKLILITLSGVLLGVIIGFTFRPLGLSSDSLMLIAYPGELFMRVLKLMILPLVIASLISGSSSLNAKLNGKIALRTFVYFLTTSLLNAILGTTLALIIHPGNPTTEDVLHTDLLRDTSLSKAKTVSLMDSVLDLGRNIFPDNIFQAALQQAHTVYVPKEPSGMLGNGTELSQTSTPVTSTSVNLVDWSEQNVEWTRIVEYRSGTNSLGIVFFCLVFGTLLGTIGRKGYVVVQFFSAIFDVIMKMVTGVMWLTPIGISSVIAGKILSVDDIGFVMTQLAWFIFTIALGVFLYQWIILQAIYFVFLRKNPFRFYLGLVQPILTGFATASTAAALPLTFRCMNERLKIDSRITRFVLPIGCNINMDGTALFIAVASIFIAQMSNMALNVGQVVTVILTSTAASMSSASIPSAALVLLLIALSAIDAPINNATVLFAIDWFVDRIRTTNNLLGDCYAAAVVEHLSRNELKISDIDAYYKDDDVTSDDQCEQDVNGKRKLSFPNSVILNVEVSTPVSST; this is encoded by the exons ATGTGTTTGGTGCACGAGATGGCACAAAGTCAGCAGAGCTTTTTGAAACAAGAAGCGGGCAACCTGAGTCGGGAAGATACGCTACTCAAAATGACCGACCATCGTGCAAACTGGAGTCGCGTTTTGGCGGACAACAAACTTATACTCATCACGCTCAGTGGCGTACTGTTGGGTGTTATAATAG GATTTACGTTTCGACCGTTAGGTCTCTCAAGTGACTCGCTGATGCTGATCGCCTATCCGGGGGAGTTGTTTATGCGTGTACTAAAACTGATGATTCTTCCACTAGTCATCGCGAGTCTTATTAGCGGATCTTCCAGCTTAAATGCGAAACTAAACGGCAAAATTGCGCTGCGCACCTTTGTCTACTTTCTGACGACTTCGCTGCTGAATGCCATCCTTGGAACAACGCTGGCACTCATTATACATCCGGGCAATCCAACGACGGAAGATGTTTTACATACCGATTTGCTGAGAGATACTTCCCTTAGTAAAGCGAAAACGGTGAGCCTCATGGATAGTGTGCTGGATCTTGGACG GAATATTTTTCCGGACAATATTTTCCAGGCAGCACTACAACAAGCCCACACCGTGTACGTCCCAAAAGAACCCTCGGGAATGCTGGGAAATGGTACAGAGCTGTCACAAACCTCTACTCCAGTTACGTCCACATCCGTGAATCTTGTCGACTGGTCGGAGCAAAATGTAGAATGGACACGAATCGTCGAGTACCGTTCCGGCACTAACTCGCTTGGgattgttttcttctgcttaGTGTTCGGCACACTGCTAGGAACGATCGGTCGGAAAGGGTATGTGGTGGTACAATTTTTCTCCGCCATTTTCGACGTCATTATGAAGATGGTGACCGGTGTGATGTGGCTTACACCGATCGGGATCAGCAGTGTGATCGCTGGCAAAATCTTGAGCGTGGACGATATCGGTTTCGTAATGACGCAGCTCGCCTGGTTTATCTTTACCATTGCGCTCGGCGTATTTCTGTACCAGTGGATCATCCTGCAGGCGATTTACTTTGTGTTTTTGCGTAAAAATCCGTTCCGCTTCTATCTGGGGCTGGTTCAACCAATCTTGACCGGCTTTGCAACGGCATCGACGGCCGCAGCCTTACCACTAACGTTTCGCTGCATGAACGAGCGGCTGAAGATTGATTCGCGCATCACGCGGTTTGTGCTTCCGATTGGCTGTAATATTAATATGGACGGGACGGCCCTATTTATTGCGGTCGCCTCCATCTTTATCGCTCAGATGAGCAACATGGCGCTGAACGTCGGGCAGGTGGTAACTGTCATCCTAACCTCAACAGCCGCCTCTATGAGTTCGGCCAGTATTCCATCGGCAGCGCTTGTACTGCTGCTGATCGCGCTATCCGCGATCGATGCACCGATCAACAATGCCACGGTGCTGTTTGCCATCGATTGGTTTgt GGATCGTATTCGGACGACGAACAATTTGCTAGGGGATTGCTATGCTGCAGCCGTGGTAGAGCATCTGTCCCGGAACGAGTTGAAGATTTCCGACATCGATGCGTACTACAAGGACGACGACGTCACGTCCGACGACCAGTGTGAGCAGGATGTTAACGGCAAGCGGAAATTATCCTTCCCCAATTCTGTGATTTTAAACGTAGAAGTATCGACACCTGTTTCCAGCACTTAG
- the LOC125764646 gene encoding cytosol aminopeptidase-like: MLSLFARRCLGTVGFRVLPKPCNYSTQIGENRADKGLVLGLYEQEIDTEEPRLSPTAIHFDAKTDGQLLNLIKECNLKGKLGSVKVFNNLDPEIGSIAVVGLGIEGAGFNELEIIDEGMENVRIAAGIGAKQLANEGCTQIYVDPMDYPEQAAEGSGLATWRYQANKTKKDRKAIPKLDLYDSAEVDAWTRGLFKADAQNLARSLSDGPGNQITPTSFAQAAVDALCPCGVNIEVRNKDWAEAKNMSCFLSVARSSCEPPIFLEISYCGDDKSGRPILLAGKGMTFNSGGLCLKHPEDMAKYRASMAGAATVVATIRAAAALSLPVNLVGLIPLCENMPSGMAFKPGDVITAMNGKTVAIHDTNNAGRLMLADAFIYGQTTFKPKIVVDVATLSDGIIHALGGAASGVFSNSDFLWSQVQKAGAISGDRVWRMPLWQYYTHKVTEYSNVDISNAGRGKGSACLGAAFLKEFVPCVDWVHMDITGVGMLKRGAGIPYLENDRMTGRPTRTLIQFLYQLACPEQQKQSLIEKKVGM; encoded by the exons atgttgtCTCTCTTCGCTAGAAGATGTTTGGGAACCGTGGGATTCCGAGTACTTCCCAAGCCGTGTAATTATTCTACGCAAATTGGAGAAAACCGAGCTGAC AAAGGGCTAGTTCTTGGACTTTACGAGCAAGAaatcgacaccgaggagcctCGCCTTTCCCCGACCGCCATTCATTTCGATGCGAAAACCGATGGGCAACTTTTGAACCTCATCAAAGA ATGCAACTTGAAGGGAAAGTTGGGCAGCGTTAAGGTGTTCAACAATCTCGACCCGGAAATCGGTTCCATTGCCGTCGTCGGTTTGGGCATCGAGGGTGCCGGCTTTAACGAGCTCGAAATAATAGACGAAGGTATGGAGAATGTGCGCATTGCTGCCGGTATCGGTGCGAAACAGCTAGCGAACGAAGGCTGCACCCAGATTTACGTGGATCCGATGGACTATCCGGAACAGGCGGCGGAAGGCAGCGGTCTGGCAACATGGCGTTATCAGGCCAACAAAACGAAGAAGGATCGTAAAGCCATACCGAAGCTCGATCTGTACGATTCGGCCGAGGTGGATGCGTGGACGCGCGGTCTGTTCAAGGCGGACGCCCAAAACTTAGCCCGCAGCCTGTCCGATGGTCCCGGCAACCAGATCACACCGACGTCATTCGCGCAGGCCGCGGTCGATGCGCTCTGCCCGTGCGGTGTAAACATCGAGGTGCGCAACAAAGATTGGGCGGAGGCGAAAAACATGTCCTGCTTTCTGTCCGTCGCCCGAAGCTCGTGTGAGCCACCGATCTTTCTCGAGATCAGCTACTGCGGTGACGATAAGTCGGGCCGTCCGATTCTGCTCGCCGGCAAGGGCATGACGTTTAATAGTGGCGGACTTTGCTTGAAGCATCCGGAAGATATGGCCAAATATCGGGCGAGTATGGCTGGTGCTGCTACGGTCGTTGCTACGATCCGTGCCGCTGCTGCGTTGTCATTGCCGGTCAATTTGGTTGGATTGATTCCGTTGTGCGAGAACATGCCGTCGGGTATGGCATTTAAGCCGGGCGATGTTATTACGGCCATGAACGGGAAGACGGTCGCAATCCACGATACGAACAATGCTGGTCGCCTGATGTTGGCTGACGCTTTCATCTACGGACAGACCACCTTTAAGCCGAAAATTGTTGTCGACGTAGCAACACTTTCGGATGGTATCATCCATGCGCTTGGTGGAGCGGCGAGTGGTGTTTTCTCAAACTCGGACTTCTTGTGGTCCCAGGTACAGAAAGCGGGCGCGATTAGTGGAGATCGTGTATGGCGTATGCCACTGTGGCAGTACTACACGCACAAAGTCACCG AGTACAGCAACGTAGACATCAGCAATGCAGGTCGTGGCAAGGGAAGTGCCTGTTTGGGAGCAGCTTTTCTGAAGGAGTTCGTCCCGTGCGTCGATTGGGTACATATGGATATTACCGGTGTTGGCATGCTGAAGCGTGGAGCCGGTATTCCGTATCTGGAAAACGATCGCATGACAGGCCGTCCCACACGAACACTCATCCAGTTTCTTTACCAACTGGCTTGTCCCGAGCAGCAGAAGCAAAGCCTTATCGAGAAGAAGGTTGGAATGTAA